One window of Treponema denticola genomic DNA carries:
- a CDS encoding adenylate/guanylate cyclase domain-containing protein produces MTVEKKRLFLGSIPFCFLLILLCLTNLFKPIYEQKVINLEVKNGKVSLPAKTLSGTALFSLSGDFHYTPNQFYSLRNSTEESYAKVPGDFSSKDLGNVFGYGSYGLELYGMDPETIYAIQVPLIFSSCSIVINGMDLERQGQPGIDRETERPGTRSSQIAFRPLKDGTSNIVINVSNFFNNKGYISGPIILGESTQIGTMFKEDLIFSGMIFAVTFSVALFFFMLSFFHKDSSFVIWFALTCMVLALRGIFFYPYIFDILFLNTPWLFNFIMRCVTVPLPIILFTIFITKALKLRFKIPYIIILSVSILYAISTIILPPEVSTFLLGYYQVFALFCVSYIISIAIIGLKKKKEFSVWIFIATSVLFLFGVYDLLVSLSIIPGEFFIQIGTVFAVIILSIMVLDDYSGSINKIEDLSVEMKLINSSLIRFVPDQIVELLNKKSITDVKLGDSVELTMPILSIDIRSFTRTSEKLAPNQVFELLNEYFALVAPIVRKHNGVITKYLGDGFFALFPDGANAALSCGIAIQKAIRDNSIAAPNSSPIKVGIGIDMGDILLGIIGNSTRMDSIIISNSYHIAEVLQESTKKYCSYMIISDKIYEALNDVSEHYIRPIRMVKNSSNKETFLYEVYDCDDSFIRDLKYSSQGCMENALKALSNEGAVSAAKYFDKVLGIFPDDPVALYYKKMFEKINEE; encoded by the coding sequence ATGACGGTAGAAAAGAAACGGTTATTTTTAGGATCTATTCCTTTTTGTTTTCTATTGATTCTTTTGTGTCTAACTAATTTGTTTAAACCTATTTATGAGCAAAAAGTCATAAATTTGGAAGTAAAAAACGGTAAAGTGAGTCTTCCTGCTAAGACCTTATCAGGGACGGCCCTTTTTTCTTTAAGCGGAGATTTCCATTATACGCCTAATCAATTTTATTCTTTAAGAAACAGCACTGAAGAATCTTATGCTAAGGTCCCCGGTGATTTTTCAAGTAAAGATTTAGGGAATGTGTTTGGTTACGGATCTTACGGTTTAGAATTATATGGTATGGATCCGGAAACTATTTATGCAATTCAAGTCCCCCTTATTTTTAGCAGCTGCAGTATTGTAATAAATGGAATGGATCTTGAAAGGCAGGGGCAGCCCGGTATAGATCGGGAAACGGAAAGACCGGGAACCAGATCTTCTCAAATAGCTTTTAGGCCCTTAAAAGATGGAACCTCCAATATAGTTATTAATGTTTCCAATTTTTTTAATAATAAAGGTTATATTTCAGGCCCGATTATTTTGGGGGAGTCCACTCAAATAGGAACAATGTTTAAAGAAGACCTGATTTTTTCCGGTATGATATTTGCCGTAACTTTTTCGGTTGCTTTATTTTTCTTTATGCTGTCATTTTTTCATAAAGATTCATCCTTTGTAATTTGGTTTGCTTTGACCTGTATGGTGCTGGCTTTGCGAGGGATTTTCTTTTATCCTTATATTTTTGATATTTTATTTCTCAATACTCCATGGTTATTTAATTTTATTATGAGGTGTGTTACCGTTCCTCTGCCTATAATTTTATTTACGATTTTTATAACTAAGGCTTTAAAATTACGATTTAAGATTCCTTATATCATTATATTATCCGTATCAATTTTATATGCAATTTCCACTATAATTCTTCCGCCTGAAGTTTCAACATTTTTATTGGGTTACTACCAAGTTTTTGCTTTGTTTTGTGTAAGTTATATTATCAGTATTGCAATAATAGGTTTGAAAAAAAAGAAAGAATTTTCCGTATGGATATTTATTGCGACATCCGTATTGTTTTTATTCGGTGTTTATGACTTATTGGTTTCTTTAAGTATTATACCGGGAGAATTTTTTATTCAGATAGGAACGGTTTTTGCAGTTATCATATTGTCGATAATGGTTTTGGATGACTATTCCGGTTCAATAAATAAAATAGAAGATCTAAGTGTAGAAATGAAGCTTATAAATAGCTCTCTTATTCGGTTTGTGCCGGATCAAATTGTAGAACTTTTAAATAAAAAATCCATAACGGATGTCAAACTGGGAGATAGTGTTGAGCTTACAATGCCCATCCTTTCGATAGATATCCGTTCCTTTACCCGTACTTCAGAAAAACTTGCCCCGAATCAAGTTTTTGAATTATTGAATGAGTATTTTGCATTGGTAGCCCCAATTGTCCGGAAACATAATGGTGTAATAACAAAATATTTGGGGGATGGTTTTTTTGCATTATTTCCTGATGGAGCAAATGCAGCTCTTTCGTGCGGAATCGCTATACAAAAGGCTATTCGCGATAATAGCATTGCAGCTCCTAACTCATCCCCTATAAAAGTGGGTATAGGAATTGATATGGGGGATATTCTTTTAGGTATCATAGGTAATTCAACACGAATGGATAGTATTATTATTTCCAATTCCTACCACATCGCAGAAGTTTTGCAGGAGTCTACAAAAAAATATTGTTCCTATATGATTATTTCCGATAAAATTTATGAGGCTCTTAATGATGTTTCCGAACATTATATTAGGCCTATACGAATGGTTAAAAACTCATCGAACAAAGAAACATTTTTATATGAAGTTTATGATTGTGATGATAGTTTTATTCGTGATTTAAAGTACAGCTCTCAGGGCTGCATGGAAAATGCTTTAAAGGCTTTATCGAATGAAGGAGCTGTATCTGCAGCTAAATATTTTGATAAAGTTTTGGGCATATTTCCGGATGATCCCGTTGCTTTATATTATAAAAAAATGTTTGAAAAAATCAATGAAGAATAA